The Gammaproteobacteria bacterium genome has a window encoding:
- a CDS encoding LysR family transcriptional regulator — protein sequence MNKLDLNLLKVLEILLEELNVTATANRLNLSQSAVSKHLSRLRTMFDDPLFERTAQGLKPTPRTLELAPQLRQIIQQLEQLTRPNAFEPALSERQFSLHMSEAAYSLTLPFFMPKLLSQAPNVRLKTQTWHKTSLNELQRCEVDMGIACREWDQRSALHINQIPPDINHAELLQDHSLCLVREGHPALSKPWSIETFLQYRHIQVTLGGVEHWLLDEVLKIKQLHRDIAIDMPDFHSAMILCEHSDLILCAPARHVAKLAVGFKLQVLPMPIEMAPGAYVLLWHKHYEHDSGHRWLRELIINGVAEKT from the coding sequence ATGAATAAGCTCGATTTAAATTTATTGAAAGTGTTAGAGATTTTACTTGAGGAACTCAATGTTACGGCAACCGCCAATCGTTTAAACTTGTCACAATCGGCAGTAAGCAAACATTTATCACGATTAAGAACCATGTTCGATGACCCGTTGTTTGAACGCACGGCACAAGGCTTAAAACCGACACCACGCACACTAGAACTCGCGCCACAGTTACGCCAGATTATTCAACAATTAGAGCAACTGACTCGCCCTAACGCATTCGAACCAGCGCTAAGTGAACGCCAATTTAGTTTGCATATGTCAGAAGCGGCCTACTCTTTAACGCTGCCTTTCTTTATGCCCAAGTTATTATCACAAGCACCAAACGTGCGCTTAAAAACCCAAACTTGGCACAAAACAAGCTTAAACGAACTGCAGCGATGCGAAGTGGATATGGGCATTGCCTGTCGCGAATGGGATCAGCGTTCGGCGTTACATATTAATCAAATTCCGCCAGATATTAACCACGCCGAACTATTACAAGATCACTCTTTATGCCTTGTCCGAGAAGGCCACCCTGCGTTAAGTAAACCATGGAGTATTGAGACATTTTTGCAATACCGCCATATCCAAGTAACGTTAGGCGGTGTCGAACATTGGTTGCTTGACGAAGTGCTAAAAATAAAACAATTGCACCGCGACATTGCCATAGACATGCCCGACTTTCACAGCGCAATGATCTTATGCGAGCACAGCGATTTAATCTTATGCGCCCCCGCGCGACATGTCGCCAAGCTAGCAGTCGGTTTTAAGTTGCAAGTATTACCAATGCCCATTGAAATGGCCCCAGGCGCCTATGTTTTGCTGTGGCATAAACATTATGAACACGACTCTGGCCATCGCTGGTTACGCGAACTGATTATTAATGGAGTAGCAGAGAAAACATGA